Proteins from a genomic interval of Tachyglossus aculeatus isolate mTacAcu1 chromosome 8, mTacAcu1.pri, whole genome shotgun sequence:
- the DNTTIP1 gene encoding deoxynucleotidyltransferase terminal-interacting protein 1 isoform X2 has translation MGAARGAGRARGAEPGGDGPNGTPSPWNVMIKHRQVQRRRRRSQMTTSFTDPAVSMDLLRAVLQPSINEEIRLVFNKYMKFFQKAALNVRDNVGDEVEAERLIQEACRSSLEQAKLLFATEEKPIPRFSHEALAGKHGRQMEEEGIYQGSPVYKKRKGRPPGHFGSNDRAASSVALCKPKVCELIRRDGPKWDPDRLKSNTTFVLGSCANKALGMGGTRGRIYIKHPHLFKYAADPQDKHWLAEQHHMRATGGKMAYLLIEEDVRNLAASDDYRDCQDLKMEELSSFVPPAWMAEKMRKYMETLRTENEQRPGEAPPET, from the exons AGCCCCTGGAACGTGATGATCAAGCACAGGCAGgttcagcggcggcggcggcggtcccAGATGACTACCAG CTTCACGGACCCGGCCGTCTCCATGGACCTGCTGCGAGCCGTCCTCCAGCCCAGCATCAACGAGGAGATCCGCttggtgttcaataagtacatgAAG TTCTTTCAGAAGGCGGCCCTCAACGTGCGGGACAACGTCGGAGACGAGGTGGAGGCCGAGAGGCTGATCCAGGAGGCCTGCCGCAGTTCTCTGGAGCAG GCCAAGCTTCTGTTTGCCACGGAAGAGAAACCCATTCCCAGATTCAGCCACGAAGCGCTCGCGGGAAAG cACGGCCGGCAGATGGAAGAAGAAGGAATTTACCAAGGAAGTCCCGTCTACAAAAAG AGGAAGGGGCGGCCTCCGGGACACTTCGGCTCCAACGACCGGGCGGCCTCGTCGGTGGCGCT gtGTAAGCCCAAGGTCTGCGAGCTCATCCGACGGGACGGCCCCAAG TGGGATCCGGACCGCCTCAAAAGCAACACCACCTTCGTGCTGGGATCGTGCGCCAACAA GGCCCTCGGCATGGGGGGCACCAGGGGCCGAATCTACATCAAACACCCGCATCTCTTTAAG TACGCCGCCGACCCCCAGGACAAGCACTGGCTGGCAGAGCAGCATCACATGAGGGCCACGGGAGGCAAGATG GCCTACCTCCTCATCGAGGAGGACGTCCGCAATCTGGCCGCCAGCGACGATTACAG GGACTGCCAGGACCTGAAGATGGAAGAGCTCAGCTCTTTCGTCCCGCCGGCGTGGATGGCCGAGAAGATGCGCAAATACATGGAGACCCTGCGCACGGAGAACGAACAGCGGCCCGGTGAAGCCCCCCCCGAGACCTGA
- the DNTTIP1 gene encoding deoxynucleotidyltransferase terminal-interacting protein 1 isoform X1 — protein MGAARGAGRARGAEPGGDGPNGTPSPWNVMIKHRQVQRRRRRSQMTTSFTDPAVSMDLLRAVLQPSINEEIRLVFNKYMKFFQKAALNVRDNVGDEVEAERLIQEACRSSLEQAKLLFATEEKPIPRFSHEALAGKHGRQMEEEGIYQGSPVYKKRKGRPPGHFGSNDRAASSVALCKPKVCELIRRDGPKWDPDRLKSNTTFVLGSCANKALGMGGTRGRIYIKHPHLFKGLPGPEDGRAQLFRPAGVDGREDAQIHGDPAHGERTAAR, from the exons AGCCCCTGGAACGTGATGATCAAGCACAGGCAGgttcagcggcggcggcggcggtcccAGATGACTACCAG CTTCACGGACCCGGCCGTCTCCATGGACCTGCTGCGAGCCGTCCTCCAGCCCAGCATCAACGAGGAGATCCGCttggtgttcaataagtacatgAAG TTCTTTCAGAAGGCGGCCCTCAACGTGCGGGACAACGTCGGAGACGAGGTGGAGGCCGAGAGGCTGATCCAGGAGGCCTGCCGCAGTTCTCTGGAGCAG GCCAAGCTTCTGTTTGCCACGGAAGAGAAACCCATTCCCAGATTCAGCCACGAAGCGCTCGCGGGAAAG cACGGCCGGCAGATGGAAGAAGAAGGAATTTACCAAGGAAGTCCCGTCTACAAAAAG AGGAAGGGGCGGCCTCCGGGACACTTCGGCTCCAACGACCGGGCGGCCTCGTCGGTGGCGCT gtGTAAGCCCAAGGTCTGCGAGCTCATCCGACGGGACGGCCCCAAG TGGGATCCGGACCGCCTCAAAAGCAACACCACCTTCGTGCTGGGATCGTGCGCCAACAA GGCCCTCGGCATGGGGGGCACCAGGGGCCGAATCTACATCAAACACCCGCATCTCTTTAAG GGACTGCCAGGACCTGAAGATGGAAGAGCTCAGCTCTTTCGTCCCGCCGGCGTGGATGGCCGAGAAGATGCGCAAATACATGGAGACCCTGCGCACGGAGAACGAACAGCGGCCCGGTGA